GTGGGCGCCTGCAGAATCTGGCCTCTTTTCCGTTTCGACAGCTGCTCTATTCCCCAAGCAAGGAGGATCGCCGACTGTCTCCAAGCTCTGAGTTTGTCCGGGAGCTCGATCGGGAGAAAGCCGTTGTCTGTTAGGCTGCATTGAGGCAAGCAGAGAGCACCTAAACGGCCCGAGGCGTTTCAATCCTGCTTTGCTTTGCGTGGCCAGGGTTTTGCTCAAAGAGGCCAACTGTGGAGCTCGCTGTATGGCGGAGATAGCACCAGTTAACACTTTTATCTTCGCCCTTCGtctgaaaaaaaaggttagCTTAGAAGTGTTGCAACAGTAATGATAAGACGAATGGAGTACAACATAATTAAACTGACATTGTGGTACTAACTTATAATTCTTATGGCATGTGTAAGCCACATTCTATAGCATCCCCAACAATAAATAGGTGAGACAATCGAAAGAGTACAAGGAGACATTTGGGTGCACTTCTCCCTGTGGTACTATTAGCCTGCCTTCTTTTCGGCTTTAATACCGGTTTCTTCTAATAACTGCTCTAGCCTAACTTTTTGGAGAAACCGCATCTCAAATTTAGCTAGGTTTTTAAAGTAGTTTATGCCAAACTAATTTGGTAGCCTAATCAATTTTAGGTTACGGCTTCTCCAGAAAGCTGCCCGAGGGCAGCTTCTCGGAGAAGCGGAATTCGGAAAGAACTGACCCCTAATCTGAGTTGGGGGCTTTCAGAAAAACTAAATATTCATGTGAGAAGATGGAACCCACAATAGTAACAATTGTCTCTCCAACAAGTATTTTGTTGTTACATGTCTTTGTACAAACAAGACTCTAGACATTTTCTTGCCGGAGCAACAGTTACATtcacttttcttcttcttttttctctgcatcataaaaaaaagtaccaTGCACTTAGTACCAGTTGCCATGTATTGTTAGAGATATCTTCgatggtcaaagttaaatCTCAAAATACGCAGACGGTTGGTGTAGTcactccgtttcaaaatataagacatactccctccgtccaacaaaggatgtctcaactttgactaaatttgaatgcatctatacactaagtcatgtctagatacattcaaattttgacaaacttgagacatcctttgttggacggagggagtataaattttGGTAACCGTCAAATTTtcaaaagtttgatcaaacgtataccaaaaaaatattaacatCAATAACTAGATAAATACACTACGAAAACATATTTCATTCCGCAGGAAAGAAGATAGTGGATCTACTGATCTTGATTTGATCTCGTAGTTATAGATATTTTTTAGTAAGTTTAGTCAAACTCTAAAAGGTTTTAAAATTTATGCatcttaatttatttttttggcctGAAGATATTCTTAGAGTGTATGTGTGTGAGCCGGATATTTTAGATATCTTTGCATGCATACAGTTTCAATGGaaaacatcattttttttagcaaattacGTAACACCGGTTAGAACGGGTGACCCAATTTGACTCAGCAGTTATACTCACCGGGCACAGCTTTGGTGACCTACGGCCGGTGCCGTGAGAGTCACTGATGTGTGAGGTCAGGCTCCGGAGACTCTTACGGCATTGGCGGTACGTAATCAGAGTATgtaagcttcttctttttcaaaaatgatCAAAGTAGGTAAGCTCTGCAAGGCTATCGCTTAACCGAGCGGCACATATCCGAATTTAGCTTGCACGGGGTATCTCTCAGGCCTCCGGGTTCGTTGGAATTCCATCTCCagtttacaaaaagaaaaagaaaaaggaaagactTCCATCTCCAGCAACGGAACGAGAGGTCCAACTGGAAATATCTCACTCCCAGCTTCCGAGCCACCAATCATCCATTTCCGTCTCCGCTCTGTCTCTCTCCCCCCATCGCGCGCGCTCCGAGCTGCAATAAGTACAGTCGCATCCCTCGAGCGCCTGGCGTCCCGCGCTACCTCTCGCAGCGGGAAATCTAGCCTCCGGTCCCGTGcgctcctcggcgcgcgcgCTCCCGCATCTCATGGCGGCCGAGCAGTGgtcaggcggcggcggcgggctctgGGCGCCGCCCTCTGCCGCCATGGAGAGCCTCTTCCCCGacgagccggcgccggccgcggcggtcCTGGGAATCTTCGGCGCCTGGGGCTTGCAGGCGCAGCTCCATTCCCTTCCGCCGCtgtgcgccgccgcgctcctcggGTACCCCCAGGTACCGATCGATCTCGACCCCCCACCTGCACACACGCTAGCAATCGCATGCGCTCACTGTTTGATTCGGTGCCCGCCCTTGTAGCCCCGCGTGCTTCAGATTCTGAATTCCTGTGCGCAGATGGATACATATATTTTTGCCTGTCCAGCTCCTTCCTGTGTTTGCCATTCTAGGTCGCGGAATTCTTGTTTCCGGGACCAGCTGAGGCTGTAGCTGGAGCTTCGTTTCTCATTGGATATTTGGATAATTATGGCCTTGGACCACAACAGAGGGGGGACCAGCTTGCCCCGCGACGAATGGCCTGCGTTCCACGTTCCACAAAATTAATCGGGGGTCCGTGCACGGGTGGTTAATAGGTAACTGTATGTCGACGCGCAAGCCCTTTTGCTTTCGCCGACAGCTGCGTTTCGCTGTGTTGGGTATCCCCATTTTTCATGCACAAGATTAGGCGACATTGGAGAAATACGGTTGTACTGTGCCATATTTGCAAGAACCTTGTGTTGTGTTCTTGAATTGGTGGAGTTGGTTTGGGGATCGATTTTAATATTTTAGTTAGAGCATCTGAGCTTGAGGCATCAGTAGGACAATGTGAGCGTTACCGCTCAACCTCTGCAATGGTACCTTGTCCTTCGAAAGTGTTAAAGGAGCTGATTGTTTCCTTTAATAATACTAGAACGTACTAGAAATCAGGTTCAGGTTTATGGTGCTCGGCTGCTTGCCCTTGATTTctttacataaaaaatatattcaacATATACCCTGTGTCCCTGTCAGTGTCCACTTTTCATACAACTGCACtatatttggttgaatttggtGCGGGTATCATTTTTTCTGCAGGACAATTTCGATATGTTCCATGCACAGGACCTAGCACAGCTAGCAGCACAAGTGGCTCAAAAGGCAGAGTTGGAGGAAACACACAGTGGAGAACTAAATCCAAAGATTACACCTCAAATAGCCTATACTAAGTACAGTATACTCGATCAGGCACATAACTCCTCTTTCTCGTCGGCAACTTCAGCACAGACATCTCAACATGTCAGTTCTTCTGTAATCGCGCCATCCATGTGGTGCATACCGACTTTGCCATCACATACAGAATGTATCAAGACCGAATCGAATAGGGTTTCACAAGTACTCCAAGGTGCATCCATCACTCTTGATAGACCGGCTGATGATGGCTACAATTGGCGCAAGTATGGGCAGAAGGCTGTGAAAGGTGGGAGGTATCCAAGGAGCTATTACAAATGTACCCTGAACTGTCCGGTCAGGAAAAATGTGGAGCACTCTGAAGAtggaaaaataattaaaataatttATAGAGGTCAGCACAGTCATGAACGTCCCTCAAAGAGGTATAAAGATTGTGGTATTTTATTAAAGGAGTCAGATGATTTCAATGACACTGAGGATGCTTCAACTAAATCACAATTAGACTGTCTCGGTTATGACGGAAAACCTGTAACATCAATTGGCACCATGGCGGACTATTCATTACCAATGAGGGAAGGGGGAGATGAGAAAGTGTCTGGTACAAGTGATTACCGGGGAGAGGGTGATGACGAAACACGAACTGCTGATGAAGCTGTTGGTGACACCGATGCGAATGAAAGGTATTTTCTACAGCCAAACATAACTTCCTCACCTGGAACTTTGTAAGTTCCAAGTTCATTCACACTTCCTAATTAGCGTGTTTAACCTTATACTCTTGTTTTCATCGGGCAGGAATGCACCAGGTCAAAAGATTATCGTGAGTACAACAAGTGATGTTGACCTTTTGGACGATGGCTATAGGTGGCGCAAGTACGGACAGAAAGTGGTGAGAGGAAATCCTCACCCAAGGTAGGCCATAATCATTTACCATATTATCGTTTAGTATTTCAACTTGTTTGTTTAGCATTTTATCTTAGTAGGATATATCATATTTAAAATTGTATATATCATAACTGCCTTGAGCTCTAGTTAGTTATTGTTGGAGCCTGGGAAGTTCATTGGCATCAACTTGATATCGGCGATTGCTGCACATAGCTCACTTTCACTTGCGCATGTGTGTGATACTTGTCTTGCAGCAATCCCAAAAACATGTTTACATTCTTACCCCTGTATAGCCTCacttttttgctttctttctttttctttcttcttttgacaTTGTTTTAGGCTTTTGCCTTTGCTTTGTTGCCTGTACTCATGTTTCttgcgcttcttcttcttaatgaaaatgacacgctGCTCGGcatgttcgagaaaaaaaacatttacaTTTATGAGAAAAATACACCAGACAAGCTTAACAAGCATGATAGGCTGATACTGATTGTTAACAAAAGCCAATATCTATCCTACATAGTTGTGGAATCATTTGGCAAAGAGTCCATGCCTTGTTAGTCCAACGATCCTTGATTTCTGTGAATAATACTATCTGACTGATCATCTAAGAAGAATGGTTATCTGCTCCGATTTGTCTGAAAGAGTACACAATTGACTGTTGCCTCTATAGTTagctaaacaaaaaaaaaccgcTATTTCTTTCATCTGAAAGTTTGGTGATGAGAGAGAACTGTCACCATGATATCATGAACAATTAGCATGCTTACGAATTGTCCATTTGATGGCGACGTGTCTTCTGTTATTTTCATAAAACGTCACCTGTTATGGATAATTAATTTACTCCAAAAATCATATCCCACAGTGTGTCTTGAATCTGGAAAATTCATGGACCTGATCCCATGCTGTGTGCACCATGTAGGAGCTATTACAAATGCACTTACCAAGGCTGTGATGTAAAGAAGCATATTGAGAGATCTTCCCAGGAACCACATGCTGTGATAACTACATACGAAGGGAAGCATGTTCATGACGTTCCTGGGTCTAGGAACAGAAGCCATGCTGCAGGTCAACCCTATTGCACAGAACAGACTTATTCGGAGCAATCATCTGCTAGCTTCTGCAGTAGGtctgaaaaaggaaaatacagTGCAGTCAGCCTAAAACATGTTGCTTTCTAGCTCAGTTTACCCTGGGCCTGCTTCGTCAACACCTGCAGTGGCACACAAGTGAAGGAAACACAATTCGACCGGCTCTGCTGTTGTTTCTCTGCCACTGGTTAGATCTGGTTGGTTACCATGTTCTGTGTCCTGCAAGACCTCTCGTGTTCTATTTGCTGCAAGTATCATATCGTTCTATGCCCTCCGAGACCTTCAGCATGCCCCTCCACGCACCACCGTCGCTCTTGTTATGTCCTACAACTGTTGTATATTAGCCACTCCGATTGTGACACTTGAAATTGTTTGCTGCAAGTGCTATTTCAGTAGGATGTGCGGAAGCTGTAACTGCTGAACAGGATTTTGGTCCTTCCAATTGATCAAATGACTTCCTTTAGGTGCACATACCATCCCTGTTAAACTCATATGATGGCTGTTTCTGTCAAAAGAGCAGAGGCAATGATTGTTTGTTAAGACATAACTGTAAGTCTGTAACTGGGCGTCTGGGCATTCcagttaatttgtttgttaGGATATAACTGCGACTGATGATATCTAATAAAAACAACAGTTGGAGTACTCTTTAGCATATCGTTGGTCCATTGCCATCTATATTTagttcatgtttttttctttttccccgTTTTATCTCTCAACTCACGTTGTTCTGTTCTCGGACGACACAGGGGCATGTCATGAACAAAGGCATCCTGCCCTGTGGACGCCTTCATAAGTTCAAAGCCCATGGGCCATGGAAAATCTTGTGTCTCCCATCTTCACTTGATCTCTTCCAGTGAAGCAATGATCCACCACATTTCCCCTTTCTCCTACGCTCATTTCGGGTACGACTGAAAGAACATAAATTATGCAGGTGCTACTGTACGTGCGGCTGCTCGCGCTTTGGGAGACACGCAGCATCGATCGAGTCCAGTCGATTCTGAAACGCGAGTGACCATGAACAAGaaaagagggggagagagTTCGCATCAGTCGCACGCATGGCGGCCTTTTGGTACGAGATTCTCAAGAAGGTTGGCGGCAGCCGGCAGGCGCAAGAAAGAAATCGTACGTACATATGCTTTGTCGTTGTTCTTTGTCCGGACGTAGTACTTGTCTTCTTTTGGCGAACGGTCTGaaccgatcgatcgagtctGTTAGGAGGAGTCTAGACTTATAGGCAGGAGGACCAGGACATGTACGTCCTCTCATCTACTCCTTGTGTAGCATAATTATTGCCGCAAATTtgtttatccaaatatgaatgtatctattttcaaatatgaatgtatctatttaaaAATCGtgtaatattttaaaaaaattatgtaacggaggcCGTACTTAATTTGGATGCACCTTGGAGTACATGCATCATTCGGCTGCAAGAGTTTGTTTATGTTCACTTAATTTGGAGCGGCAAGGACCCAAACGGAAATGGTAAAATGGCGTACCAGGCCACCAGGGTGTACATGCACAAAAACGTACCGGAGTACTCCCTTCgatacatattaattgtcgaaatattatatgtgtgtagacgttttttaacatagatacattcatatttgaacaaatttgaaacaattaataCGATCACATGTGTAATCTGTTGTCAATTGGTTTGGGCACCTACCTACGTACGCGCGCGTACTTAACTCATTAACTGCTCCTATATATGAGCTGTACGTACGAGAGGGGGCAGAAGCTAAAATGTGGACGCCTGAACCTGCTGTCCTATTGAGCTAGCTGTACTGACTCGAATTTGTCTGCTGTGATTAAGTTCTTTCGCGTGCTGAACTAGCTAGCCTGAAGTAGCGATACTTCATGGGTTATCTCTAGCTACCAGCTGCTAGATCGAACATCCGAACAGCAACTCAAAAGAGTGCTCTCCAAGCAATTTCTTTGCAGCTAGCGGGGATATGATCATGCATGCGTGTTGTTGTTGTCCTGTTGAGAGATGGATCGAGGGGACGGGGGAGTGATGACACGGGCCGGGGTTGTCCTGTCCTGTCACGTTATTTACTAGACACTCCTGCTTAAGCTATCTTGTTACATTTGCTTATCAGTGGCGATGGTAGCTGGATCAATTAACAGCGAAATTGTGCCTGCTGGTTTATTCTGCCGAAGGGAGGTGTCTTGGCCAACGCGAAATTAGGCGACAAAAGGCAGCtttcttgtttcctttttctgaggGAAAACAGAGCTTTGCTCCTAGTAGTACTGGATTACGTACAAATGGTCCAGAGTGTTGTCGTGATATATCAAACCCAAGGCCCTTCTGGAAGACTGGAACCCACCATTACTGCATTCAAAACTCTATTCAGCTCGAGATAGACCGGCTCGGGTCAGAGAAAATGAAggggaaaaagaagagcaatGCATGTCTAGCAGGGGAAGAAGCACAGGGTTTAAGTGGACTAGTAGCTGGCTGGTTCTTTTCTCGCACGCGTACGTACGTGAGAACGACGACACCAGGCGCGCGTGTGTAAGCGTAGAGTCAGTGTCCAACTGTCTGTCTGTCCATACAAAACACGGAATTGCCGTGCACAGGCGCACTGACTCTGGCATTCGTTTCAGACCCTGCGGATGCCACCACCCTTTCCGCTAGCTAGTCCTTCCTCTCAGAGTCGATCTAAAACCACGATACAGTATTCAGCGATCGGCGCCCTAGATTTCCCTTTTGGAAATTACATGCATTCCCCATGCATGAACAAGAATATACTAGTGTACCATTTGGCTTCTTTCTCACGCATCGTTCGATTTTTTGCATCTCACTATGGTAAGTGCGGAGGAAGACGGAGATGCATGTTTACCCACAAAGACTTTCGTGCAATTTTACTTTACTTTTAAGATGGTTCTGGTATtccttgcaaaaaaagaaCCGTGTACCCCAAAGGGAAGTATCTTGTGGATATCTAAATAATGCAGTCATAATAAATGAGCACTGCGGGGAACATGGTTCTAGATCCCGGCCTGGTATAATATAATACTATCAACCACGATTTCAATCAAATCATGCCGTTCCTTTGCCCTTGCCTTTTGCATGCCTAATGATACGcgaaaaaagaagatattATATAATATAGTGTGGAGGGAAAAAATATACTCATGCTTAGATTAATCGTGCACTCAGTAGATTGCATGGCAAACTATTCCGTGTCAAGCAGTAACACGGAATGGATCAACGTTGTGTCTGCCCATCACATGCCCACTCCTACCAAAATACTCCAACCCCACTCGCTTAGAAAATTCATGCAGCGTTTGCTAGCAGATGCACTGCACAGCAGAGAAATAATTAATTACTGGGAATTCAGATGGCCGTCTGTGTGCACGACCTAATTGTTGACTTCTCTCTTCATCTTGTTTTTACTGAACCAATTTGACTTCTTCGCGTATGAGTCTaacgaagaaagaaaaggtcaCTGTCAGGTTGCGGTCCAGTCCCCATCCTAATGTTGCTTAATCAGTCCCCTagattttccttttgaaaacTAAACTAAACATTCCACATGATTCTCCGTAAAAAAGCATACCTCAAAAAGTCAAAATTGAAGAATCTAAAACGGCTACGTGTCTTGTATTCTCCAGTACATATTCTTTACCAAACAAAAGGCTATTTCCCTGTCTCTTAAGTTTTAACACTATATAGAGGCTTAATTACttaaaagaaaacgaaaaacgACTTGCTGAAAGAAAAGTGGTCGCGTGTATTCTTGTGTTGGCGAAAAGTATGCTCACGCTAATGAAGTggagcatcatcatcatgtaCAGTAGTAGCCTATCTAAAGGAGATGAGACATGGTTTATTTTCTCGTAAAAGATGCGCCATTTCCAATTAGCCTTTTCTGATTAAAGAAATAATAAGTACTTTATTCTGGCGAGGAACATGGTTCCTGGACCCCGGATGAATCAACTAACCCTTGCGTTTTGTAATTCTAATGATAGGCCAAAACCGAAGGTAGATAGTGTACAATTTGTACATGAATATTGTTTTAAGGGTGTGGATATATCTCAGGTGCCTCACTTTTAAGCAAAAGACTAGAATTTCAGTTGACGCATCAAAAcccgttggattaagatctgagtGCCATcgtcattttcttttttctcacaTACTGCCGGTGTATTAAATCCGATGGCCAAACACGTTGACcgatctctaactaaaaacgGCGACCTCTCGATAGCAAAACCGATAAGGATATATGGACTATTCCTTTGCATGCACAGAGTGCACTCCATAGATTGCCCAAAATATCATGTGCCAAGTAACACCATTCAACACTGTGCCGGTCCATATGGATCACATGATCACTCATATTATTTTATCCTTTTGACATAAGAACACCTCTTTATTATGCAGCAATGTTACTATCATATACTCCCCGATCTATAATAACTATCTCAAATTAaatttaatacaaagttgtaaTAAATGTgagacacttgttatggatcggagggagtattagaaaTTACATCGCCAATCAAGAGAGGTGAGATCTCCCCGGTGGATTCTCTAGCTACATAGGATGCAGAGTCGAGCTGTCTAGTGGCTAAGCTAAGCTACTCGTTAATTTTATTTAATTTGCGAGGAAAGCTACTCCTTAATTAAActacaaagaaaaatattgagtatattttctttaaaaaatacTTAATTAGCCATGGACTGTTAATTTGACAGGCCAAAACCCACTCGATTACAAAATTCCTGCAAGGTTGCTCGTGCTAATCGCAAGCTCGACTGTAGATATTGCCAGCAGCTAATGACAGTTCAGATGGCCACATGTGTGGCCTAATTTGAGTTCcgtcttcttcatttttgaacCGAACAAATTTGACTTTACATATATAAATCCAAAGAACAAAAGAGAGAACATACCGACAAAAGTATACACCAACTTTTGTTGGCTATGCCTCTCCTGGAGactcgagagagagagagagagaccaaCGGTCGATGGAGATTTTGGACCACATTCACTCCTTTGTATATATACGACGTTTTTGTATTATGAGATTTAACTTTGATATCAACCAAATAAGTAATACCTATGTTATTTGTCATTCAAATTATACCCGTGAATACTTCTCTCGATGGCTTTAATGATATAAGTCATATAACATTAATTTGTTGCCAACAACCCCGATTTTATTGTCCAGATTTATGGTTAAAGTTCAATCTCCAAATACGGGTTCGCAAAATACAAATACGTGTCTTGTAAACtaaaaaggagggagtacaaaaagTCAATAGATTCCgtgagaatttttttctttcaaaattttgatttgaaAAAGGGGCTCCGGTAAAAAAGCGATTGGGCTACAGCCGATCGAGCATCTACTAGTTGATTAAGAACAGCTAGGTTTAAATTATAGTTTTGGCCTTTTGAGTGTGTCCACTGTCCAGTGCTGTAGTCCCCAACCTAATCTTGATTAATCAGTTGACAAAGTCTCACACAAAGTACTGCTAGCATCTCGTCCGTATCTTCTTGTGTTGACCGAACGTGGATATATAGAAATTTCCATGCGAGCTGTGGGACAGTTCCATATGCAACACACACGCGACGATGTCATATTGGATTTATTACTGATATATACAAGTAGCAGGAGTACGAAGTTTGGACGGGGCAGTTGggaaaaaatatatagcaGTATTAGCATCGGTAGGCTCATTTTCAAGTGCCATAACGTGCAGATGACTGGAAGTCTGGactggaaaacaaaataaaatgatacaacTAGCTACGCGCGAGGCATGGCTGCAAGGTGGCGTGAGTTGCACTCGTTGCCTGGCTCGGTTTTCTGCAGTGCATGGTGGTCACGGGAAAGAGGATGGGAAATTAAGAACAGTAGTACCAGACCAAGCAATTGCTAAACAAAACATGTGTTGGTTCATCATCACACTCAACTTGTCAAATTTTTGACCAGACAATGGTATATTCCAACTTTGATCAATCTTGGACGAAC
This is a stretch of genomic DNA from Brachypodium distachyon strain Bd21 chromosome 1, Brachypodium_distachyon_v3.0, whole genome shotgun sequence. It encodes these proteins:
- the LOC100822514 gene encoding probable WRKY transcription factor 3 isoform X2 → MAEIAPVNTFIFALRLKKKDNFDMFHAQDLAQLAAQVAQKAELEETHSGELNPKITPQIAYTKYSILDQAHNSSFSSATSAQTSQHVSSSVIAPSMWCIPTLPSHTECIKTESNRVSQVLQGASITLDRPADDGYNWRKYGQKAVKGGRYPRSYYKCTLNCPVRKNVEHSEDGKIIKIIYRGQHSHERPSKRYKDCGILLKESDDFNDTEDASTKSQLDCLGYDGKPVTSIGTMADYSLPMREGGDEKVSGTSDYRGEGDDETRTADEAVGDTDANERNAPGQKIIVSTTSDVDLLDDGYRWRKYGQKVVRGNPHPRSYYKCTYQGCDVKKHIERSSQEPHAVITTYEGKHVHDVPGSRNRSHAAGQPYCTEQTYSEQSSASFCSRSEKGKYSAVSLKHVAF
- the LOC100822514 gene encoding probable WRKY transcription factor 3 isoform X1, which encodes MAAEQWSGGGGGLWAPPSAAMESLFPDEPAPAAAVLGIFGAWGLQAQLHSLPPLCAAALLGYPQDNFDMFHAQDLAQLAAQVAQKAELEETHSGELNPKITPQIAYTKYSILDQAHNSSFSSATSAQTSQHVSSSVIAPSMWCIPTLPSHTECIKTESNRVSQVLQGASITLDRPADDGYNWRKYGQKAVKGGRYPRSYYKCTLNCPVRKNVEHSEDGKIIKIIYRGQHSHERPSKRYKDCGILLKESDDFNDTEDASTKSQLDCLGYDGKPVTSIGTMADYSLPMREGGDEKVSGTSDYRGEGDDETRTADEAVGDTDANERNAPGQKIIVSTTSDVDLLDDGYRWRKYGQKVVRGNPHPRSYYKCTYQGCDVKKHIERSSQEPHAVITTYEGKHVHDVPGSRNRSHAAGQPYCTEQTYSEQSSASFCSRSEKGKYSAVSLKHVAF